A stretch of the Vitis riparia cultivar Riparia Gloire de Montpellier isolate 1030 chromosome 13, EGFV_Vit.rip_1.0, whole genome shotgun sequence genome encodes the following:
- the LOC117929391 gene encoding basic leucine zipper 6 — protein MSRQANLPPRCPFQKKPITRPIHDPIFPNLGNDNELYPRHHKSSSQSSISEEQPAWFDDLLNDPDSNLRGTCHRRSASDSVALLDGVVDHFPSLKPLKDDKNSVCDRIGSGLESACMYGPNSPRQRGNQSFSENAIASALSEYVSKSPLEDLDGSFCISGINQFDLKENACGADGELNAETKAVKRHSGQRSRVRKLQYIAELERTVDVYQTLESELAIRVASLLQLRVALSMENSKLKQQLAKLQQQKLIMDGQHKSLRKEVERMKGGLADSINSQIRTYTGSNTGAEAVRSEVSWLKLDIGKLNLD, from the exons ATGTCAAGGCAAGCTAACCTTCCACCAAGATGCCCATTTCAAAAGAAACCCATTACTCGCCCAATCCATGATCCCATCTTTCCAAACCTCGGCAACGATAATGAATTGTATCCCCGACACCATAAGTCTTCCTCCCAAAGCTCAATTTCAGAGGAGCAACCTGCATGGTTTGATGACTTGTTGAATGACCCAGATTCAAATTTGAGAGGGACATGCCATCGGAGATCGGCTAGTGATTCAGTGGCTCTTTTGGATGGAGTTGTGGACCATTTTCCAAGTTTAAAACCCCTTAAAGATGATAAAAATTCGGTTTGTGATAGAATTGGTAGTGGGTTGGAGTCGGCTTGCATGTATGGTCCCAATTCCCCTCGACAGAGAGGCAACCAATCCTTTTCGGAGAATGCCATAGCTTCAGCTTTGTCAGAATATGTATCCAAAAGCCCTCTGGAGGACTTAGATGGGAGTTTTTGCATTTCTGGGATTAATCAATTtgatttgaaggaaaatgcttGTGGTGCAGATGGGGAGCTCAATGCTGAGACAAAGGCAGTAAAAAG GCATTCTGGGCAGCGCTCAAGGGTTCGTAAACTCCAGTATATTGCTGAATTGGAAAGAACAGTCGATGTTTATCAG ACTTTGGAATCAGAGTTGGCGATCAGAGTTGCTTCTCTGCTTCAGCTTCGTGTTGCATTGTCTATGGAAAACAGCAAACTAAAACAACAGTTGGCTAAACTGCAGCAGCAAAAGTTGATCATGGATG GGCAGCATAAGTCACTGAGGAAGGAAGTTGAAAGGATGAAAGGTGGTTTAGCAGATTCCATAAATAGCCAGATTCGAACGTATACTGGGTCCAATACTGGTGCTGAGGCAGTTAGATCGGAAGTTTCCTGGCTGAAGTTAGACATAGGAAAACTTAATCTTGATTGA